A single window of Mesoplodon densirostris isolate mMesDen1 chromosome 13, mMesDen1 primary haplotype, whole genome shotgun sequence DNA harbors:
- the LOC132500561 gene encoding LOW QUALITY PROTEIN: septin-7-like (The sequence of the model RefSeq protein was modified relative to this genomic sequence to represent the inferred CDS: inserted 1 base in 1 codon; substituted 1 base at 1 genomic stop codon) — protein sequence MSVSERSAVAEERSVNSSTMVAQQKNLEGYVGFANLPNQVYRKSVKRGFEFTLMVVGESGLGKSTLINSLFLTDLYSPEYPGPSHRIKKTVQVEQSKVLIKEGGVQLLLTIVNTPGFGDAVDNSNCWQPVIDYIDSKFEDYLKAESRVNRRQMPDNRVQCCLYFIAPSGHGLKPLDIEFMKLLHEKVNTIPLIAKADTLTPEEFQQFKKQIMKEIQEHKIKIYEFPDTDDEEENKLVKKIKDCLPLAVVGSNTIIEVNGKKVRGRQYPWGVAEVENCXHCDFTILRNMLIRTHMQDLKDVTNNVHYENYXSKKLAAVTYNGVDNNKNKGQLTKSPLAQMEEERREHVAKMKKMEMEMEQVFEMKAKEKVQKLKDSEAELQRRHEQMKKNLEAQHKELEEKCHQFEDEKANWEAQQCILEQQKSSRTLEKNKKKGKIF from the exons atgtcGGTCAGTGAGAGATCCGCTGTTGCTGAGGAGAGGAGCGTCAACAGCAGCACCATGGTAGCTCAACAGAAGAACCTTGAAGGCTATGTGGGATTTGCAAATCTCCCAAATCAAGTATACAGAAAATCAGTGAAGAGAGGGTTTGAATTCACACTTATGGTTGTGGGTGAATCTGGACTGGGAAAGTCAACTTTAATCAACTCATTATTCCTCACAGATTTATATTCTCCAGAGTATCCAGGTCCTTCACATAGAATAAAAAAGACTGTACAGGTGGAACAATCCAAAGTTTTAATCAAAGAAGGTGGTGTTCAGTTGCTGCTCACAATAGTTAATACCCCAGGATTTGGAGATGCAGTGGATAATAGTAATTGCTGGCAGCCTGTTATCGACTACATTGATAGTAAGTTTGAGGACTACCTAAAGGCAGAATCCAGAGTGAACAGACGTCAGATGCCTGATAACAGAGTGCAGTGTTGTTTATACTTCATTGCTCCTTCAGGACATGGACTTAAACCATTGGATATTGAGTTTATGAAGCTTTTGCATGAAAAAGTGAATACCATTCCACTTATTGCCAAAGCAGATACACTCACACCAGAGGAGTTCCAACAGTTTAAGAAACAGATAATGAAAGAAATCCaagaacataaaattaaaatatatgaattccCAGATAcagatgatgaagaagaaaataagcttGTTAAAAAGATAAAGGACTGTTTACCTCTTGCTGTGGTAGGTAGTAATACTATCATTGAAGTTAATGGCAAAAAGGTCAGAGGAAGGCAGTATCCTTGGGGTGTTGCTGAAGTTGAAAATT GACATTGTGATTTTACAATTCTAAGAAATATGTTGATAAGAACACACATGCAGGACTTGAAAGATGTCACTAATAATGTACACTATGAGAACTACTAGAGCAAAAAACTGGCAGCTGTGACTTATAATGGAGTTGATAATAACAAGAATAAAGGGCAGCTTACTAAGAGCCCTCTTGCacaaatggaagaagaaagaagggagcatGTAGCTAAGATGAagaagatggagatggagatggagcaGGTGTTTGAGATGAAGGCCAAAGAAAAGGTTCAAAAACTGAAGGACTCTGAAGCTGAGCTCCAACGGCGCCATgagcaaatgaaaaagaatttggaaGCACAGCACAAAGAATTAGAGGAAAAATGTCATCAgtttgaagatgagaaagcaaATTGGGAAGCCCAACAATGTATTTTAGAGCAACAGAAGTCTTCAAGAACCTTGGAAAAGaacaagaagaaagggaaaatctTTTAA